A genomic stretch from Haloferax sp. Atlit-12N includes:
- a CDS encoding electron transfer flavoprotein subunit alpha/FixB family protein produces MSDVLAVVEHRRGSLRDVSFELVTAGADLVGDTGGDLHLAVIGGDVDAFAEELSLAGVDAIHTVAEGDEFNHDVYVQAVAALSEELDPTYVLMGNTVNGLDYAPAVAERLDRPLVTDAIGLQNDGGLVVTREMYASKVESTVEVDADRAAVTVRPGEWDAAEEPGEPAVEAFSFDLDESRVRSRVTGFEEVGSGDVDITDADVLVSVGRGIEEEENIELVQELADALGATLSSSRPIVDNGWLPKDRQVGQSGKVVTPKFYIAIGISGAVQHVAGMKGAENIVAINTDPDAPIFDIADYGIVGDLFEVVPELIEQFE; encoded by the coding sequence ATGAGCGACGTGCTCGCCGTCGTCGAGCACCGCCGCGGAAGCCTCCGCGACGTGTCGTTCGAACTCGTGACGGCCGGTGCCGACCTCGTCGGCGACACCGGCGGCGACCTCCACCTCGCGGTCATCGGCGGCGACGTGGACGCCTTCGCCGAAGAGCTCTCGCTCGCCGGCGTGGACGCGATTCACACCGTCGCCGAGGGCGACGAGTTCAACCACGACGTGTACGTGCAGGCCGTCGCGGCCCTCTCCGAGGAACTCGACCCCACGTACGTCCTCATGGGCAACACGGTCAACGGCCTCGACTACGCCCCCGCGGTCGCAGAGCGCCTCGACCGCCCGCTCGTGACCGACGCCATCGGCCTCCAGAACGACGGCGGCCTCGTCGTCACCCGCGAGATGTACGCCTCGAAGGTCGAATCGACCGTCGAGGTCGACGCCGACCGCGCCGCGGTCACCGTCCGTCCCGGCGAGTGGGACGCCGCCGAGGAGCCGGGCGAGCCCGCGGTCGAGGCCTTCTCGTTCGACCTCGATGAGTCTCGCGTGCGCTCGCGCGTAACTGGCTTCGAGGAAGTCGGCAGCGGCGACGTGGACATCACCGACGCCGACGTGCTCGTCTCCGTCGGCCGCGGCATCGAAGAAGAAGAGAACATCGAACTCGTGCAGGAACTCGCCGACGCGCTCGGCGCGACGCTCTCTTCGTCGCGGCCCATCGTCGACAACGGCTGGCTCCCGAAGGACCGACAGGTCGGCCAGTCCGGGAAGGTCGTCACGCCGAAGTTCTATATCGCAATCGGCATCTCCGGCGCCGTCCAGCACGTCGCCGGGATGAAGGGTGCCGAGAACATCGTCGCCATCAACACCGACCCCGACGCGCCCATCTTCGACATCGCCGACTACGGCATCGTCGGCGACCTCTTCGAGGTCGTTCCGGAACTCATCGAGCAGTTCGAGTAA
- a CDS encoding polyprenyl synthetase family protein: MEYLERRVTMVNDRLEEVVSAVEPSELADQLDHVALAGGKRVRPAVTILACEAVGGTPEDAVDFAVGVELVHNASLVVDDIIDRSDIRRGTPSAWAEYGYGPAIIASDGLLGEAFALLSSSDRATRIVAESMVELGEGEATELVAVPSNEEEYMQLAHRKTGALFRAAAELGAVAAGGDAHVVEAFGDYAARVGVAFQIRDDVLDATADAEELGKPTGQDAEMGRPSLVQVTDLTPEEANRRARQQANEALSALDSSGVEDSEPLEYLRDLAEFVIVRES; encoded by the coding sequence ATGGAATACCTGGAGCGCCGGGTCACGATGGTAAACGACCGCCTCGAGGAGGTCGTCTCGGCGGTCGAGCCGTCGGAACTCGCCGACCAACTCGACCACGTCGCTCTCGCGGGGGGCAAGCGCGTCCGCCCCGCCGTGACCATCCTCGCCTGCGAGGCCGTCGGTGGCACCCCCGAAGACGCCGTCGACTTCGCGGTCGGCGTCGAACTCGTCCACAACGCCTCGCTCGTCGTCGACGACATCATCGACCGGTCCGACATCCGCCGCGGCACGCCGAGCGCGTGGGCCGAGTACGGCTACGGCCCGGCCATCATCGCCTCCGACGGCCTGCTCGGCGAGGCGTTCGCCCTCCTCTCGTCGTCCGACCGCGCCACCCGCATCGTCGCCGAATCGATGGTCGAACTCGGCGAGGGAGAGGCGACCGAACTGGTCGCGGTCCCGTCAAACGAAGAGGAGTACATGCAGCTCGCCCACCGCAAGACGGGCGCGCTGTTCCGCGCCGCCGCCGAACTCGGCGCGGTCGCCGCCGGCGGCGACGCCCACGTCGTCGAGGCGTTCGGCGACTACGCGGCCCGCGTCGGCGTCGCCTTCCAGATTCGCGACGACGTGCTCGACGCCACGGCCGACGCCGAGGAACTCGGCAAGCCGACTGGACAGGACGCCGAGATGGGCCGACCGTCGCTCGTGCAGGTGACGGACCTGACCCCCGAAGAAGCGAACCGCCGGGCCCGACAGCAGGCCAACGAAGCGCTTTCGGCTCTCGACTCCTCGGGTGTCGAGGACTCGGAGCCACTCGAGTACCTCCGCGACCTCGCGGAGTTCGTCATCGTCCGCGAGAGCTAA
- a CDS encoding electron transfer flavoprotein subunit beta/FixA family protein yields MKVLVTVKEVAEVEEDFELDGLRVADQYLDYDLNEWDEYAVEEAVQIAEESDDDVEVVAVTIGPERSEETIRMALAKGVDRAVRVWDDALDGVDLLDVGAKTRLLSAVVEEEDPDLVLTGVQANDDSFGATGVSLASAIDFEWAAVVNALDLDADGGVANVRRELEGGVEELTEVDLPAVLTIQTGINEPRYASLRGIRQAQSKEIKPLALSDLGLDAAAVESDLVLTDVYEPETESDATYFEGDAGEQAADLATVLREKGVGAQ; encoded by the coding sequence ATGAAAGTTCTCGTAACCGTCAAGGAGGTCGCCGAGGTCGAAGAGGACTTCGAGCTCGACGGGCTCCGCGTGGCGGACCAGTACCTCGACTACGACCTCAACGAGTGGGACGAGTACGCGGTCGAGGAAGCCGTCCAAATCGCCGAGGAGAGCGACGACGACGTGGAGGTCGTCGCCGTCACCATCGGCCCCGAGCGGTCCGAGGAGACCATCCGCATGGCGCTCGCCAAGGGCGTCGACCGCGCGGTCCGCGTGTGGGACGACGCGCTCGACGGCGTGGACCTGCTCGACGTGGGCGCGAAGACGCGCCTGCTCTCGGCAGTCGTCGAGGAGGAAGACCCCGACCTCGTCCTGACAGGCGTGCAGGCGAACGACGACAGCTTCGGCGCGACCGGCGTCTCGCTCGCCTCGGCAATCGACTTCGAGTGGGCCGCGGTCGTGAACGCGCTCGATCTCGATGCCGACGGCGGCGTGGCGAACGTCCGCCGCGAGCTCGAAGGCGGCGTGGAGGAACTCACCGAGGTTGACCTGCCCGCGGTCCTCACCATCCAGACCGGTATCAACGAGCCCCGCTACGCGAGCCTTCGCGGGATTCGGCAGGCCCAGTCGAAGGAAATCAAGCCGCTCGCGCTCTCCGACCTCGGCCTCGACGCCGCGGCGGTCGAGTCCGACCTCGTCCTGACCGACGTGTACGAGCCGGAGACCGAGTCCGACGCGACTTACTTCGAGGGTGACGCCGGGGAGCAGGCCGCCGACCTTGCGACCGTCCTCCGCGAGAAGGGGGTGGGCGCGCAATGA
- a CDS encoding type IV pilin, whose protein sequence is MSRQFRRSTRGSSVLLGSVLLIGLVVVVAAAVGAAAFDAADSSPTPTRPTALSLGVSGDTLSLTHEGGAPLDVESLAIRISVDGEPLAHQPPVPFFSASGFRPGPTGPFNAAADSRWTAGETATLELAGTNDPDIEPGAAVTVRVFDGETPVAALEAKAS, encoded by the coding sequence ATGTCTCGTCAGTTCCGCCGCTCGACTCGCGGCTCGTCCGTGCTTCTCGGGAGCGTGCTCCTCATCGGTCTCGTGGTCGTCGTCGCGGCCGCCGTGGGCGCGGCGGCGTTCGACGCGGCCGACTCCTCGCCGACACCGACTCGGCCGACGGCGCTGTCGCTCGGGGTCTCGGGTGACACACTGTCGCTGACGCACGAGGGCGGCGCACCACTCGACGTGGAGTCGCTCGCGATTCGAATCTCCGTGGATGGAGAACCGCTCGCACACCAACCGCCGGTCCCGTTCTTCTCGGCCAGCGGGTTCCGGCCGGGGCCGACCGGTCCGTTCAACGCCGCGGCCGACTCCCGGTGGACCGCGGGCGAGACGGCGACACTCGAACTCGCGGGGACGAACGACCCTGATATCGAACCGGGCGCGGCGGTGACCGTTCGCGTCTTCGACGGGGAGACGCCGGTCGCGGCGCTCGAAGCGAAGGCGTCGTGA